From Acanthopagrus latus isolate v.2019 chromosome 22, fAcaLat1.1, whole genome shotgun sequence, the proteins below share one genomic window:
- the fig4a gene encoding polyphosphoinositide phosphatase isoform X1 gives MDCDCLENTGLKMPQSAGIISGIQRMVLYETRARYFLVGTNQAQTKHRVLKIDRTEPKDLVIIDDKHVYSQQEVRELLGRLDLGNRTKIGQKGSSGLSRAVSAFGIVGFVRFLEGYYIVLITKRRKMADIGGHSIYKIEDTSMIYIPNDSVRVTHPDEARYVRIFQNVDLSSNFYFSYSYDLSHSLQYNLTLLQRPYELWSSPETSAEEEVQTQSKQDSFDIFEDEGLPTQVVYGIQNEPYYKYVWNGKLLERVKDIVHHDWLMYIIHGFCGQSKLLIYGRPVHITLIARRSSKFAGTRFLKRGANCEGDVANEVETEQIVHDASVMSFTAGSYSSYVQVRGSVPLYWSQDISTMMPKPPIRLDQADPYAHVAGLHFDQMLQRFGSPIIILNLVKKREKRKHEKILSEELYPAVTNLNQFLPPENSIDYIAWDMARYTKSKLCNVLDRLSMIAENVVKRTGFFINRSDFYCHTIRPDDRWGDVGGHITASGRVQTGVLRTNCVDCLDRTNTAQFMVGKCALAYQLYALGMIDKPKLQFDTDCVRLFEELYEDHGDTLSLQYGGSQLVHRVKTYRKIAPWTQHSKDIMQTLSRYYSNAFSDADRQDAINLFLQVYQPSESKPHLWELPTDFYLHQRNTMALLQDRRSYTLWWSDGILSYLPVAYDEVPCEETMKKVKVKRVNRFDESIDIYTEFFKPYEITSFDDTFCIAMTNSAREFMPKTVGVDPSPFTVRKPEETGKSVLANKSSKEETLLQRKTAASAPPPPSEEAISSTSEDDSEEDRDDEGSVSQRSTPIKLLTESGESNRTGEEIHQQQLVKEPYGLNLAEFPSEDDLLIYERFAHLGESQHRVERTECINLANIICLEPVSCFPDDSVYAVSLPQVDRDSRDEFESHVLTGQGQVRVLCRDDMLMYREYVKNRYM, from the exons ATG GACTGTGACTGTTTGGAGAACACAGGGTTAAAAATGCCTCAGTCTGCGGGAATCATCAGTGGGATCCAGAGGATGGTTCTGTATGAAACCAGAGCC AGGTACTTTTTGGTGGGGACCAATCAGGCGCAGACCAAACACAGAGTGCTGAAGATTGACCGCACAGAACCCAAAGACCTCGTCATAATTGACGATAAG CATGTGTACAGCCAGCAAGAGGTTCGTGAGTTGCTGGGCCGTCTGGACCTAGGCAACCGCACCAAGATTGGCCAAAAGGGCTCCTCGGGCCTGTCCAGGGCTGTCTCAGCCTTTGGCATTGTGG GGTTTGTACGTTTCCTCGAGGGGTACTACATCGTGTTGATCACCAAGCGTAGAAAGATGGCTGACATCGGTGGCCACTCCATCTACAAAATTGAGGACACCAGCATGATCTACATCCCCAATGACTCGGTCAGGGTCACGCACCCTGATGAAGCAAG ATATGTGCGCATCTTTCAGAACGTGGACCTTTCCAGCAACTTCTATTTCAG TTACAGCTACGACCTGAGCCATTCGCTGCAGTACAACCTGACTCTGCTGCAGAGGCCTTACGAGCTGTGGTCGTCGCCAGAGACCTCAGCCGAGGAAGAGGTGCAAACGCAGAGCAAGCAGGACAGCTTCGACATCTTTGAAGACGAAGGTTTGCCTACGCAAG TGGTTTATGGCATCCAGAACGAGCCGTACTACAAGTACGTGTGGAACGGGAAGCTGCTGGAACGAGTCAAGGACATAGTGCATCACGACTGGCTCATGTATATAATCCACGGCTTCTGTGGCCAGTCCA AACTTCTGATCTACGGCCGGCCGGTTCACATCACCCTCATTGCCAGGCGCTCAAGCAAATTCGCCGGGACCCGCTTCCTCAAAAGAGGAGCCAACTGCGAG GGGGACGTGGCTAATGAGGTTGAGACTGAGCAGATCGTCCATGACGCCTCAGTTATGTCTTTCACAGCAGGAAGTTACTCCTCATACGTCCAGGTGCGAGGTTCTGTCCCACTCTACTGGTCCCAGGACATTTCTACCATGATGCCGAAACCTCCAATACGAT TGGACCAAGCTGACCCATACGCCCACGTCGCTGGCCTCCACTTTGACCAGATGCTGCAACGGTTTGGCTCTCCTATTATCATCCTCAACCTTGTCAAg AAACGGGAGAAAAGGAAACATGAGAAGATTCTGAGCGAAGAGCTCTACCCAGCTGTGACCAACCTGAATCAGTTCCTCCCTCCAGAAAACAGCATTGACTACATCGCCTGGGACATGGCTCGCTACACCAAGAG TAAGTTGTGCAACGTCCTGGACCGTTTGAGTATGATAGCAGAGAATGTGGTTAAGCGAACAGGCTTTTTCATTAATCGCTCTGACTTCTACTGCCATACCATCAGACCGGATGACAG ATGGGGAGATGTAGGTGGACACATCACAGCCAGTGGACGGGTGCAG ACGGGTGTGTTGCGGACCAACTGCGTGGACTGTCTAGATCGGACCAACACTGCTCAGTTCATGGTTGGGAAGTGTGCGCTGGCCTATCAACTTTATGCACTGGGAATGATTGACAAGCCCAAACTCCAGTTTGATACTGACTGTGTGAG gtTGTTCGAGGAGCTGTACGAGGACCACGGAGACACTTTGTCACTGCAGTACGGAGGCTCCCAGCTGGTCCACAGGGTCAAGACCTATCGCAAGATCGCCCCCTGGACACAACACTCCAAAGACATCATGCAGACACTGTCGCGCTACTACAGCAATGCTTTCTCAG atgctgacagacaggatgCCATAAACCTGTTTCTCCAAGTCTACCAGCCATCAGAGTCCAAGCCGCACCTGTGGGAGCTGCCCACCGACTTCTACCTGCATCAGAGAAACACCATGGCCCTCCTCCAAGACAGACGCAG CTACACTCTGTGGTGGTCAGACGGAATCTTGTCCTACCTTCCTGTTGCCTATGATGAAG TTCCCTGTGAAGAAACCATGAAGAAGGTCAAAGTGAAGAGAGTGAACCGCTTCGATGAGAGTATTGACATCTACACAGAATTCTTCAAACCGTATGAAATTACCTCCTTTGATGACACATTCTGCATTGCCATGACCAACTCTGCAAG GGAATTTATGCCCAAGACAGTCGGAGTGGATCCAAGCCCGTTCACAGTTCGCAAGCCAGAGGAAACTGGAAAATCAGTGTTAGC TAACAAGAGCAGTAAGGAGGAGACACTGCTCCAGAGGAAGACGGCAGCCAGCGCGCCTCCTCCGCCAAGTGAGGAAGCCATCAGCAGCACGTCAGAGGACGACTCGGAGGAGGACCGGGACGACGAAGGCTCCGTTTCCCAACGCTCTACGCCGATCAAACTGCTGACAGAGTCTGGGGAGAGCAATCGCACGGGGGAg GAGATCCACCAACAGCAGTTGGTTAAGGAGCCATACGGACTCAATCTGGCCGAGTTTCCATCCGAGGACGACCTGCTCATTTACGAAAG
- the fig4a gene encoding polyphosphoinositide phosphatase isoform X2, translating into MPQSAGIISGIQRMVLYETRARYFLVGTNQAQTKHRVLKIDRTEPKDLVIIDDKHVYSQQEVRELLGRLDLGNRTKIGQKGSSGLSRAVSAFGIVGFVRFLEGYYIVLITKRRKMADIGGHSIYKIEDTSMIYIPNDSVRVTHPDEARYVRIFQNVDLSSNFYFSYSYDLSHSLQYNLTLLQRPYELWSSPETSAEEEVQTQSKQDSFDIFEDEGLPTQVVYGIQNEPYYKYVWNGKLLERVKDIVHHDWLMYIIHGFCGQSKLLIYGRPVHITLIARRSSKFAGTRFLKRGANCEGDVANEVETEQIVHDASVMSFTAGSYSSYVQVRGSVPLYWSQDISTMMPKPPIRLDQADPYAHVAGLHFDQMLQRFGSPIIILNLVKKREKRKHEKILSEELYPAVTNLNQFLPPENSIDYIAWDMARYTKSKLCNVLDRLSMIAENVVKRTGFFINRSDFYCHTIRPDDRWGDVGGHITASGRVQTGVLRTNCVDCLDRTNTAQFMVGKCALAYQLYALGMIDKPKLQFDTDCVRLFEELYEDHGDTLSLQYGGSQLVHRVKTYRKIAPWTQHSKDIMQTLSRYYSNAFSDADRQDAINLFLQVYQPSESKPHLWELPTDFYLHQRNTMALLQDRRSYTLWWSDGILSYLPVAYDEVPCEETMKKVKVKRVNRFDESIDIYTEFFKPYEITSFDDTFCIAMTNSAREFMPKTVGVDPSPFTVRKPEETGKSVLANKSSKEETLLQRKTAASAPPPPSEEAISSTSEDDSEEDRDDEGSVSQRSTPIKLLTESGESNRTGEEIHQQQLVKEPYGLNLAEFPSEDDLLIYERFAHLGESQHRVERTECINLANIICLEPVSCFPDDSVYAVSLPQVDRDSRDEFESHVLTGQGQVRVLCRDDMLMYREYVKNRYM; encoded by the exons ATGCCTCAGTCTGCGGGAATCATCAGTGGGATCCAGAGGATGGTTCTGTATGAAACCAGAGCC AGGTACTTTTTGGTGGGGACCAATCAGGCGCAGACCAAACACAGAGTGCTGAAGATTGACCGCACAGAACCCAAAGACCTCGTCATAATTGACGATAAG CATGTGTACAGCCAGCAAGAGGTTCGTGAGTTGCTGGGCCGTCTGGACCTAGGCAACCGCACCAAGATTGGCCAAAAGGGCTCCTCGGGCCTGTCCAGGGCTGTCTCAGCCTTTGGCATTGTGG GGTTTGTACGTTTCCTCGAGGGGTACTACATCGTGTTGATCACCAAGCGTAGAAAGATGGCTGACATCGGTGGCCACTCCATCTACAAAATTGAGGACACCAGCATGATCTACATCCCCAATGACTCGGTCAGGGTCACGCACCCTGATGAAGCAAG ATATGTGCGCATCTTTCAGAACGTGGACCTTTCCAGCAACTTCTATTTCAG TTACAGCTACGACCTGAGCCATTCGCTGCAGTACAACCTGACTCTGCTGCAGAGGCCTTACGAGCTGTGGTCGTCGCCAGAGACCTCAGCCGAGGAAGAGGTGCAAACGCAGAGCAAGCAGGACAGCTTCGACATCTTTGAAGACGAAGGTTTGCCTACGCAAG TGGTTTATGGCATCCAGAACGAGCCGTACTACAAGTACGTGTGGAACGGGAAGCTGCTGGAACGAGTCAAGGACATAGTGCATCACGACTGGCTCATGTATATAATCCACGGCTTCTGTGGCCAGTCCA AACTTCTGATCTACGGCCGGCCGGTTCACATCACCCTCATTGCCAGGCGCTCAAGCAAATTCGCCGGGACCCGCTTCCTCAAAAGAGGAGCCAACTGCGAG GGGGACGTGGCTAATGAGGTTGAGACTGAGCAGATCGTCCATGACGCCTCAGTTATGTCTTTCACAGCAGGAAGTTACTCCTCATACGTCCAGGTGCGAGGTTCTGTCCCACTCTACTGGTCCCAGGACATTTCTACCATGATGCCGAAACCTCCAATACGAT TGGACCAAGCTGACCCATACGCCCACGTCGCTGGCCTCCACTTTGACCAGATGCTGCAACGGTTTGGCTCTCCTATTATCATCCTCAACCTTGTCAAg AAACGGGAGAAAAGGAAACATGAGAAGATTCTGAGCGAAGAGCTCTACCCAGCTGTGACCAACCTGAATCAGTTCCTCCCTCCAGAAAACAGCATTGACTACATCGCCTGGGACATGGCTCGCTACACCAAGAG TAAGTTGTGCAACGTCCTGGACCGTTTGAGTATGATAGCAGAGAATGTGGTTAAGCGAACAGGCTTTTTCATTAATCGCTCTGACTTCTACTGCCATACCATCAGACCGGATGACAG ATGGGGAGATGTAGGTGGACACATCACAGCCAGTGGACGGGTGCAG ACGGGTGTGTTGCGGACCAACTGCGTGGACTGTCTAGATCGGACCAACACTGCTCAGTTCATGGTTGGGAAGTGTGCGCTGGCCTATCAACTTTATGCACTGGGAATGATTGACAAGCCCAAACTCCAGTTTGATACTGACTGTGTGAG gtTGTTCGAGGAGCTGTACGAGGACCACGGAGACACTTTGTCACTGCAGTACGGAGGCTCCCAGCTGGTCCACAGGGTCAAGACCTATCGCAAGATCGCCCCCTGGACACAACACTCCAAAGACATCATGCAGACACTGTCGCGCTACTACAGCAATGCTTTCTCAG atgctgacagacaggatgCCATAAACCTGTTTCTCCAAGTCTACCAGCCATCAGAGTCCAAGCCGCACCTGTGGGAGCTGCCCACCGACTTCTACCTGCATCAGAGAAACACCATGGCCCTCCTCCAAGACAGACGCAG CTACACTCTGTGGTGGTCAGACGGAATCTTGTCCTACCTTCCTGTTGCCTATGATGAAG TTCCCTGTGAAGAAACCATGAAGAAGGTCAAAGTGAAGAGAGTGAACCGCTTCGATGAGAGTATTGACATCTACACAGAATTCTTCAAACCGTATGAAATTACCTCCTTTGATGACACATTCTGCATTGCCATGACCAACTCTGCAAG GGAATTTATGCCCAAGACAGTCGGAGTGGATCCAAGCCCGTTCACAGTTCGCAAGCCAGAGGAAACTGGAAAATCAGTGTTAGC TAACAAGAGCAGTAAGGAGGAGACACTGCTCCAGAGGAAGACGGCAGCCAGCGCGCCTCCTCCGCCAAGTGAGGAAGCCATCAGCAGCACGTCAGAGGACGACTCGGAGGAGGACCGGGACGACGAAGGCTCCGTTTCCCAACGCTCTACGCCGATCAAACTGCTGACAGAGTCTGGGGAGAGCAATCGCACGGGGGAg GAGATCCACCAACAGCAGTTGGTTAAGGAGCCATACGGACTCAATCTGGCCGAGTTTCCATCCGAGGACGACCTGCTCATTTACGAAAG